One window of Gloeothece citriformis PCC 7424 genomic DNA carries:
- a CDS encoding alpha/beta fold hydrolase — MTIAGDWEHRIGYQRDWVWRGWQIRYAYKRSQFENEKHYPPILLIHGFGAAIEHWRNNIGVLSQRHRVYAIDLLGFGASRKVYTNITVDLWVEQVYDFWRTFIGKPMILVGNSLGSLVSVVAAATHPEMVRGMAMLSLPDFSARAAVLPKWIQPIVDNIERIFSSPIFIKPLFQVLRRPGVIRRWAGIAYYDQKAITDELVAIIATPPLDEGADRTFCLLCQRVSNPDVFPSARTILANLDIPMLLVWGRQDRMIPFKLAPIIASLNPRIKLVELDQMGHCPQDEDPQRFNSILLEWLSTIDNG; from the coding sequence GTGACTATTGCAGGAGACTGGGAACATCGAATCGGTTATCAAAGAGACTGGGTTTGGCGGGGTTGGCAAATTCGTTATGCTTATAAACGCTCCCAATTTGAAAATGAGAAGCACTATCCCCCTATCCTTTTGATTCATGGTTTTGGTGCTGCCATCGAACACTGGCGGAATAATATCGGTGTATTGAGTCAACGTCATCGAGTCTATGCAATAGATTTGTTAGGGTTTGGGGCTTCTCGTAAGGTCTATACTAATATTACCGTTGATTTGTGGGTAGAGCAAGTCTATGATTTTTGGCGGACGTTTATCGGTAAACCGATGATTTTAGTGGGGAATTCCCTCGGCTCATTGGTGTCTGTGGTAGCCGCCGCCACTCATCCAGAAATGGTTCGGGGTATGGCTATGTTAAGTTTACCAGATTTTTCCGCTCGTGCTGCGGTTCTGCCCAAATGGATACAACCTATTGTAGATAATATAGAACGGATTTTTTCGTCGCCAATTTTTATTAAACCTTTATTTCAAGTATTGCGCCGTCCGGGAGTGATTCGTCGTTGGGCAGGAATTGCTTATTATGATCAAAAGGCTATTACAGACGAGTTAGTCGCTATTATTGCCACTCCTCCCCTAGATGAAGGCGCGGATAGAACGTTTTGCCTTTTATGTCAAAGAGTGTCTAATCCTGACGTTTTTCCCTCTGCTAGAACTATTTTAGCAAACTTAGATATTCCTATGTTATTAGTTTGGGGTCGTCAAGATCGAATGATTCCTTTTAAGTTAGCCCCTATTATAGCCTCGTTGAATCCTCGAATTAAGCTAGTTGAGTTAGATCAAATGGGACATTGTCCCCAAGATGAAGATCCTCAACGGTTTAACTCAATTCTGTTAGAGTGGTTAAGTACAATTGATAATGGATAA
- a CDS encoding anti-sigma factor, which translates to MKSIPKLKSKLKLSLPTLRFKRLQGFDWVVLVSILILAVAIGVILWRGEQTPFQVTHFSWEGKQIGVKDRYFTLSFNRPVDRKTVETNLVTNPPLPGKITWSGDKLVYTLTELPIYGNKYEVQLQNATPSYNKQAIEPFISVINTHDRAFVYIGIEGQERGRLILRNIIQSNQNTTELKKVILTPGDLVVTNFEIYPQGDKILFAAFDPSAGVEGINQQQLYTVTTGLNFLVSGDSEPVGRLERILDAKEYKNWQFDLSDNGQTLVVQRENHRNPGDAGLWVIPQEGKPRPLGLQANDFIVSPDGQTIAVSQDQGVAIIPLNPQAGSPQFFQGYEKIVGFSKDGKQKLLVKINPNFTRSLFLVNQEGKGQQLFQTNNPIIGCKFEPREEKTLYCLKTDLVEQAEGQYREEPFLSIVDLETGKDLPFLALPNYRDVQMSMSPDGVALLFDQLVTTPLGIQNNLVTEGGEGIADGRLWLLPLPEKVTEANLLKILPEELNPGFQPRWLP; encoded by the coding sequence ATGAAATCAATTCCTAAACTTAAATCTAAACTTAAATTAAGTCTTCCAACTCTCCGTTTTAAACGGTTACAAGGGTTTGATTGGGTGGTTCTCGTCTCTATTCTCATCTTAGCCGTTGCGATCGGTGTGATTCTGTGGCGAGGGGAACAAACCCCTTTCCAAGTCACTCACTTTAGTTGGGAAGGAAAACAAATAGGAGTCAAAGATCGTTACTTTACCCTCTCCTTTAATCGTCCTGTCGATCGCAAAACTGTAGAAACCAATTTAGTCACTAATCCTCCCCTACCGGGAAAAATCACCTGGTCAGGAGATAAACTGGTTTATACCTTGACAGAATTACCCATTTATGGTAATAAATATGAAGTTCAACTGCAAAATGCCACCCCATCTTATAATAAGCAAGCTATAGAACCTTTTATCAGTGTCATTAATACCCACGATCGCGCCTTTGTTTATATTGGGATAGAAGGACAAGAACGGGGGAGATTAATCTTACGGAATATTATTCAGTCTAATCAAAACACGACAGAACTTAAAAAAGTCATATTAACTCCTGGGGACTTAGTTGTTACTAATTTTGAAATTTATCCCCAAGGAGATAAGATACTTTTTGCTGCATTTGATCCAAGTGCAGGAGTTGAAGGAATCAATCAACAGCAACTTTATACTGTTACCACCGGACTCAATTTTTTAGTGTCCGGAGACTCTGAACCTGTCGGCAGACTGGAACGAATTTTAGACGCAAAAGAGTATAAAAATTGGCAATTCGATTTATCAGATAACGGTCAAACTTTAGTTGTACAACGAGAAAATCATCGTAATCCCGGTGATGCCGGACTATGGGTCATTCCTCAAGAAGGTAAACCTCGACCTTTGGGTCTTCAAGCTAATGATTTTATTGTATCTCCCGATGGGCAAACCATCGCCGTTTCCCAAGATCAAGGAGTAGCGATTATTCCTTTAAATCCTCAAGCCGGTTCGCCTCAATTTTTTCAAGGATACGAAAAAATAGTCGGGTTTTCTAAAGATGGAAAGCAGAAATTACTGGTTAAAATTAATCCGAATTTTACTCGTTCTCTATTTCTCGTGAATCAGGAAGGCAAAGGACAACAATTGTTTCAAACGAATAATCCGATTATTGGCTGTAAATTTGAACCGAGGGAAGAAAAGACCCTTTACTGTCTTAAAACTGATTTAGTGGAACAAGCAGAAGGACAATATCGAGAAGAACCTTTTTTATCTATTGTTGATTTAGAAACGGGTAAAGATCTTCCGTTTTTAGCCTTACCTAATTATCGAGATGTACAAATGAGTATGTCTCCTGATGGAGTCGCTTTATTATTCGATCAATTAGTCACAACTCCCCTAGGAATTCAAAATAATTTAGTAACCGAAGGAGGAGAAGGCATTGCTGATGGTCGTCTTTGGTTATTACCCTTACCGGAAAAAGTGACCGAAGCTAATTTATTAAAAATTCTTCCTGAAGAACTTAATCCCGGTTTTCAACCTCGTTGGCTTCCTTGA
- a CDS encoding Fe2+-dependent dioxygenase has product MIFTVPTVLEPSQLEQIRSILEKAEFVDGKLTAGWHAQLVKENQQLKSGQIQTQLTQTVKDALLKNALFQTAVRPRKIHSLLFSRYEVGMSYGTHIDNGLMGSNFWRSDVSFTLFLTAPKDYEGGELVIEGADDEKAYKLDLNSVLVYPSSTLHRVEPVTKGTRLVAVGWVQSLVRDASEREILFDLETARRAIFVQQGKTPEFDLISKSIANLLRKWAE; this is encoded by the coding sequence ATGATTTTTACCGTTCCCACTGTTTTAGAACCATCCCAATTAGAGCAAATTAGGTCAATTTTAGAAAAAGCCGAATTTGTGGATGGGAAATTAACGGCAGGGTGGCACGCTCAGTTAGTTAAAGAAAATCAACAATTAAAATCCGGTCAAATTCAGACTCAATTAACTCAAACTGTCAAAGACGCATTGCTTAAAAATGCCCTATTTCAGACAGCAGTGCGTCCGAGAAAAATTCATTCTCTGCTATTTAGTCGGTATGAAGTCGGGATGTCTTATGGAACTCATATCGATAATGGGTTGATGGGTTCTAATTTTTGGCGTTCCGATGTATCTTTTACTTTATTTTTAACTGCACCGAAGGACTATGAGGGAGGAGAATTAGTCATAGAAGGGGCAGATGATGAGAAAGCTTATAAACTCGATCTAAACTCTGTCCTAGTGTATCCTTCTTCTACTCTCCATCGAGTTGAACCGGTTACAAAAGGAACTCGACTGGTAGCGGTAGGTTGGGTACAAAGTTTAGTTAGGGATGCCAGTGAACGGGAAATTTTATTTGATTTAGAGACAGCTAGACGAGCTATTTTTGTACAGCAG
- a CDS encoding multicopper oxidase domain-containing protein produces MTLFSDQKERKASFWTRRQLLWWGLTGIGAASAGMLIKSGVNRFSSRVKIPPIPEITDISNGFNPITLLRDFDYGTLKQENGKRVREFEVIANSSILQLNSAITFVSWNLNGRVPGPTLRATEGDRVRIIFHNEDGHSHSIHFHGTHPEEMDGVKPVRHGKTMIYEFDVNPYGLYPYHCHIAPVTRHVSKGLYGLLIVDPKKSRPPADEMVMVIGGYDINNDEKNELYAVNGIPNFYRDHPIPIYQNQLVRLYVLNMVEYDPALTFHIHANLFRVYRSGRSLTPDEETDVITMGTAERHILEFAYPYPGRFMFHPHQDTIAEHGCMGLFNVLPT; encoded by the coding sequence ATGACACTGTTTTCCGATCAAAAAGAGCGTAAAGCCTCCTTTTGGACTCGTCGTCAACTATTATGGTGGGGGTTAACTGGGATCGGTGCAGCTAGCGCAGGGATGCTCATTAAATCTGGGGTGAACCGGTTCTCCTCACGGGTCAAAATTCCCCCCATTCCTGAAATAACAGACATATCCAACGGCTTTAACCCGATAACTTTGTTACGAGACTTTGACTATGGGACTCTTAAACAAGAAAATGGCAAAAGAGTCAGAGAATTTGAAGTTATTGCTAATAGCTCTATTTTACAACTCAATTCCGCGATTACCTTTGTGAGTTGGAATTTAAATGGACGAGTTCCCGGCCCTACCTTAAGAGCAACAGAAGGCGATCGGGTTCGGATTATTTTTCATAATGAAGATGGTCACTCCCACAGTATCCATTTTCACGGAACACACCCAGAAGAGATGGATGGAGTTAAACCCGTCAGACATGGTAAAACGATGATTTATGAATTTGACGTAAATCCTTACGGATTATATCCCTATCATTGTCATATTGCCCCTGTGACTCGTCATGTGAGTAAAGGATTGTATGGGTTATTAATTGTCGATCCCAAAAAAAGCCGTCCTCCTGCGGATGAAATGGTGATGGTGATTGGGGGTTATGACATCAATAATGATGAAAAAAATGAACTCTATGCCGTTAATGGGATTCCTAACTTTTACCGAGATCATCCCATTCCCATTTATCAAAACCAACTGGTGCGCTTATATGTCCTGAATATGGTAGAATATGATCCGGCTTTAACCTTTCATATTCACGCTAACTTATTTCGGGTTTATCGTAGCGGACGGAGTCTAACCCCCGATGAAGAAACAGACGTGATTACAATGGGCACAGCAGAACGGCATATCCTCGAATTTGCCTATCCTTATCCGGGTCGCTTCATGTTTCATCCTCATCAAGATACGATCGCCGAACATGGGTGTATGGGATTATTTAATGTGCTTCCGACTTAA
- a CDS encoding class I SAM-dependent methyltransferase translates to MMLRPEQRTKLDPSEDDLFYSFPRFVTHVDDNFIHQLTNLYRERLTPNTPILDLMSSWVSHLPEEIEFSHVEGHGLNEEELAKNPRLDHYIVQNLNLNPKLPFDDQEFDAVLNAVSVQYLQYPEAVFSEIYRILKPGGVAIISFSNRMFYQKAIAAWREGTENSRVELVKHYFQSVSGFSKPEVVVRQPSIPSFLGMFGLASVDPFYAVIANRL, encoded by the coding sequence ATTATGCTGAGACCTGAGCAACGGACAAAATTAGATCCCTCTGAAGACGACCTATTTTATTCCTTTCCTCGGTTCGTAACTCATGTCGACGATAACTTTATCCATCAATTGACTAACCTTTACCGAGAAAGACTGACTCCTAATACTCCCATTCTCGATTTAATGAGTAGTTGGGTTTCCCATCTTCCAGAAGAAATAGAATTTTCTCATGTTGAAGGTCACGGACTTAATGAAGAAGAATTAGCCAAAAATCCGCGACTAGATCATTATATCGTCCAAAATCTCAACCTTAATCCTAAATTACCCTTTGACGATCAAGAATTTGATGCTGTTCTCAACGCCGTATCGGTGCAATATTTGCAATACCCCGAAGCCGTATTTTCAGAAATTTATCGAATTCTTAAACCCGGTGGTGTTGCAATCATCAGTTTTTCTAATCGGATGTTTTATCAAAAAGCGATCGCAGCTTGGCGAGAGGGGACAGAAAACAGTCGGGTTGAACTGGTTAAACATTATTTTCAATCTGTTTCAGGATTTAGCAAGCCGGAAGTCGTTGTCCGTCAACCCTCCATCCCCAGTTTTTTAGGAATGTTTGGGTTAGCTTCCGTCGATCCTTTTTATGCTGTCATTGCCAATCGTCTATAA
- a CDS encoding ACP phosphodiesterase: MNYLAHLFLAENTPESRLGNLLGDFVKGNLDNFKTVYSPQIIQGIKIHQKIDYFTDRHPIFKQSKQRISEKNRRYAGVIIDIYYDHFLSKNWLTYSNQDLEIFVTQIYQMLETYKSLLPDKLKNALPRMIQEDWLGSYRYLTGIDQTFSRLSRRIKRHNNIAFALEDLITHYSLLEEDFVNFFPQLVDYTNSLS; encoded by the coding sequence ATGAATTATCTAGCTCATTTATTTTTAGCTGAAAATACCCCAGAATCCCGTTTAGGAAATCTTTTAGGAGATTTTGTTAAGGGAAATCTCGATAATTTTAAAACTGTTTATTCTCCCCAAATTATTCAAGGCATTAAAATCCATCAAAAAATCGATTATTTTACCGATCGCCACCCCATTTTTAAACAAAGTAAACAACGTATCAGTGAAAAAAATAGACGATATGCAGGTGTTATTATTGATATTTATTACGATCATTTCTTATCTAAAAACTGGCTCACTTATTCTAATCAAGACTTAGAAATATTTGTTACTCAGATCTATCAAATGCTTGAAACCTATAAATCTTTATTACCCGATAAATTAAAAAATGCTTTACCTCGTATGATCCAAGAAGACTGGTTAGGGTCTTACCGCTATCTTACAGGAATAGACCAAACTTTCTCCCGTCTCTCTCGACGGATTAAACGACATAATAATATAGCTTTTGCCCTAGAGGATTTAATTACTCATTATTCGTTATTAGAAGAAGATTTTGTAAATTTTTTTCCTCAACTGGTTGACTATACTAATTCTTTGTCATAG
- the infC gene encoding translation initiation factor IF-3 has translation MNNTKRPQRDLPQINERIRFPQIRVIDNDGSQIGIMTPDEALKIAEEKELDLVLVSETATPPVCRVMDYGKFKFEQEKKAREAKKKQHTADVKEVKMRYKIDDHDYHVRVNQAQRFLKSGDKVKATITFRGREIQHANLAEELLQRMATDLQEIAEVQQAPKKEGRNMMMLLSPKK, from the coding sequence ATAAATAATACTAAACGCCCGCAACGGGATTTACCCCAAATAAACGAAAGAATCCGTTTTCCACAAATTCGGGTCATCGATAATGATGGCTCTCAAATCGGCATTATGACCCCAGATGAGGCGTTAAAAATTGCCGAGGAGAAAGAACTGGATTTAGTGTTAGTCAGTGAAACGGCTACACCTCCAGTTTGCCGAGTTATGGATTACGGTAAATTTAAATTTGAACAAGAGAAAAAAGCAAGAGAAGCTAAAAAGAAACAACATACCGCCGATGTCAAGGAAGTAAAAATGCGCTACAAAATTGACGATCATGATTATCATGTGCGCGTCAACCAAGCGCAACGCTTCCTTAAGTCAGGAGACAAGGTAAAAGCAACCATTACCTTCCGAGGCCGAGAAATTCAACACGCTAATTTAGCTGAGGAATTGTTACAACGGATGGCAACGGATTTACAAGAAATTGCCGAAGTCCAACAAGCACCGAAAAAAGAAGGCCGCAATATGATGATGTTGCTTTCTCCTAAAAAATAA